One genomic window of Channa argus isolate prfri chromosome 5, Channa argus male v1.0, whole genome shotgun sequence includes the following:
- the si:ch1073-335m2.2 gene encoding msx2-interacting protein isoform X7 has product MFAASGPGTSTIGGSFEASDPHFESRIRDPFTLSNSTRRDLYRDDRGRRVDRTYHHRRSRSSHSSQSRHPSPQRTTGQTPKTPHSPKRAPLSPGRGPRSHSRSRSSSSDSVSSSSSTGSGSDSNSSSSDGSRARSVQSSAAHAPPQSSMGLDSDEPRRSFGIKVQNLPVRSTDTSLKDGLFHEFKKHGKVTSVQIHGASEDRYGLVFFRQQEDQEKALSVSKGKLFFGMLIEVTAWNGPETESENEFRPLDGRIDEFHPKATRTLFIGNLEKTTSYQQLLDIFQRFGEIVDIDIKKVNGVPQYAFVQYSDIASVCKAIKKMDGEYLGSNRLKLGFGKSMPTTCVWLDGLASNITEQYLTRQFCRYGPVVKVVFDRLKGMALILYNNTDFAQAAVRETKGWKIGGNKIKVDFASQESQIAFYRSMQASGQDIRDLYEIPPERREDRRAPYHEFTAERAYYENMRTAGLYPEDARRDYAARNRERFPELEHYQGDHFDPRYHEDPRDYRDYRDPFEQDIRKYTYIQRERERERERFEADRSRWSPSHPRRPITPTVSPSSSERAPRDSERRVYSQSSERSGSVSSVSPPHFDKSEKALLEHPSKTEKSEKSSQPASAEKNKRAKRKEKGDKAEKIKSRKAKGQSPSNTITETEPETGFDGGSGRVRGSDQDAHERQKCKGDGDALTGNQLSTGHPDSVKTERSEISKGENSDMDGKNRLKKHLKSDTGNDGKDLSVDSDRLAARKRRFADSGGRTIRQKRSRHEEEDGNLSSDFGASTMHLKESDPDKHKDLQRRDSRLKTDKSGTHKDGQEDLRAQSEKSEGSSDSLGSKRHPGHTSSRRFSHEGGTDHSITREQEHHTISKFGSNNAVCDKIPKNKEDHVDIDLSQSCRKQMEQNRRLQQQQRELDKADKPGSPQVSETEDLEHRSLVHEVGKPPEDVTDNFPSYKLKKLDHFDTDSGIKKERVYRSFRQKSEDPDWNNSSSPGHQPFSQHAEDDLLDPSQKEFSRNDEKSHSDLELLVKRTHNSQVNKPNTPLLNAEEEQQKSWETRAKQDLLPDLNFSRSLSKNIHNRKHLEYGIWHDLEPGEVRSDSEEDREPKPHSPVPSTSMSFSERPRVDRFSDPKQAHLERNKFYSFALDQTITPDTKALLERAKSLSSSREDNWSFLDYDSHFASFRNRKDTEKVESTPRPTPSWYMKKKKIRSGSEDKLDDRKEEPKPEEQERRELFASRFLHSPVFELDSRRLQHLERKHEEPEHTQNQQFGQQGTPDGDLDSGPVVLFHNRFLELKRLQQQKTKSPQLQDGKGDTIFTDENKVEKASVQVPPVLPSTETTGQVIDPEIKPISPAEEFISGPRLTLVSATQAIVKDSPLPEEKYVELNPAPDLCSLITFTELKEEVKGNGDGVPSHSLQTEMPDSEQTPATPTDPSNLVERSDGKLDIVRDDIKVIKQASHHDSHEFVSSSEPELEAETTQPEVPETTSFIPPSVVEEVDLIKKEATCKTLAESEGEKKLQGNKVHMSLDNDINDEAATHQKEHKTKEIKNKKCRQSPAELAPVPVVSASSSEKQATRKSERIDREKLKRGSSPRAESGKPTGKSPIHGSDPDMLEQSIPIGRARRRNVKSVYATPVEDDTPVRSCKEIAESPRSGRKRGTDKDAVQQHNVEQDLPAPVPVTKRGRPPKNRRQGDDSSTIKVEKSKIDTDSNESESGERFPRPYKGKPSSNATKSSLNQMSTSLGSGSTKKGDRTEISEDDDQQMDFTDEDNLASQESSGLCIEDLTKVDHKKEEKEVQSRELCKDKDVIDEKVCEGKSNGKDTDSTVLEEKPISDKDRIVRGKAKLIRTPKSPVLKNLKIRLNVTEVKDLLQLGEDELGSQEDSSKKFRPAEHCGHVLKCTNANKGDSNSEETENAALEKKDHMETSKSLILQERELEQAVENIAKFTDPAFPTESPTPPVPHTEVKSDLEEEKPSNPASETELMAAIDSITAIDVTVPLTQAPSLSADLGSGSDTQDVIQPSKEDEIEKNTSPLQEVPVFPTTPKKGTKGRPKTPKRSKGQKLVRKDLKEEHLRNEELTTPLGESTVSGLKVVSETPSAATTAVITPTTWKTEPEPLLVKAADINPAESSEQIQTLKSVYPQSKSPICPKPQQLSSECISPSPSPLANRPNIRPIQTSRVPVSPPDWHHQSKDTSVSSSPAMLLASKENQQLPSDSENVESDHGTSDLRQILMKHKNLLVPCSSSNPSNLSTLRDQNPSESNISSAVLSNKSALTDRVSAPSALPIVRPPVSLASPETKSVISVIASTATSVISRVCNPPEPENKVSMNIGNPGGDMALTKQTYRPSKDDTGSYHGSSVDEGGSAARFIVESPSLGMGPCPGLRVNTSEGVVVLSHSGQKTEGPLRISAKISQIPQATVGDMESQQLVSMPSIKQDMYGHSQSGPQKGPSSQTDHGHPGKTQSTSSSIKQESSVVEKMESAYQSGPQGVVKRLTSGNQQVIGYPQDYMSLKHQKKMDSADTHNTDGGKPPWTSAISPAISPHLPSPPGFVTAASERATSHLSGVKQEPRSPRKPGHPHTPFTKVSSPIGSSSPKGIPVMLSTGLPAMPQFIASVHHPEQSVIMPPHSVPGGLGQMSPHCVTQSIPVGHLVQGDVRVNTPPLSVMSYGMHSDPLPSPWSGPMQPRPTSPQAVGRDKVLKVNPGSLRSHEGEQEETRHFHMAGRPSATQLKPETLQSDPRGTLRSNVQLETYMTQRDMRVLMHQQGSTTDPYSGHAQETLPPSSTSSSIPLSSSPRAHVLSKSVSEKDITKQLEAKRSHSPLPKDGMMGIRQSGPAMSSPQRVQLMPPGPSGSFPEYSGVYSNPRGIHSQIPETSPVGLSQPPLNITQTVGTDHQPKPDGKITQTVNMMQLLTKYPIVWQGLLALKNDTAAVQLHFVCGNKALAHRSLPLQEGGALLRIVQRMRLEASQLESVARRMTGDSDYCLLLALPCGRDQDDVLNQTQALKAAFINYLQTKLAAGIINIPNPGSNQPAYVLQIFPPCEFSESHLSQLAPDLLNRISSISPHLMIVITSV; this is encoded by the exons atgtttgctgcttctggcCCAGGGACCAGTACTATTGGGGGAAGTTTCGAGGCCTCAGACCCACATTTTGAATCAAGGATCAGAGACCCCTTCACTCTTTCTAATTCTACGCGACGTGACCTGTACAGAGATGACAGAGGACGACGTGTTGATAGAACTTACCATCACCGTCGGAGCCGATCATCTCATTCCTCACAGTCGAGACACCCTTCCCCACAACGGACCACAGGACAAACACCCAAAACTCCTCATTCACCTAAAAGAGCTCCTCTGTCCCCTGGTAGAGGCCCAAGATCTCATTCTCGCAGCAGATCTTCAAGCTCTGATTCTgtcagcagcagtagtagcacaGGCAGTGGCAG tgaTTCAAACAGCAGCTCGAGTGATGGGTCTCGGGCACGTTCTGTTCAGTCATCCGCTGCCCATGCACCTCCTCAGTCCTCAATGGGGCTCGATTCAGATGAGCCACGCAGAAGCTTTGGAATTAAAGTTCAAAACCTACCAGTTCGCTCCACGG ACACAAGCTTGAAGGATGGACTTTTCCATGAATTCAAAAAACATGGGAAAGTGACCTCAGTGCAGATTCATGGTGCATCTGAGGACCGATATGGTTTGGTGTTCTTCAGACAGCAAGAGGATCAAGAGAAAGCTCTTAGCGTCTCTAAAGGAAAGCTGTTCTTTGGCATGCTTATTGAAGTCACTGCCTGGAATGGTCCTG AAACAGAGAGTGAAAATGAGTTTAGGCCCTTGGATGGACGAATAGATGAGTTCCACCCAAAGGCTACAAGGACACTCTTTATAGGAAACCTTGAGAAAACAACCAGTTATCAACAACTCCTAGATATTTTTCAACGTTTTGGAGAGATTGTG GACATTGACATAAAGAAAGTAAATGGAGTTCCCCAGTATGCCTTTGTGCAGTATTCTGACATTGCCAGTGTGTGCAAGGCCATAAAGAAGATGGATGGAGAATATCTTGGAAGCAACAGATTAAAG CTTGGTTTTGGTAAGAGTATGCCCACAACATGCGTTTGGCTAGATGGTTTGGCAAGCAATATCACAGAACAATACCTCACTCGGCAGTTTTGCCGCTATGGACCTGTAGTAAAG gttgtttttgaTAGGTTGAAAGGGATGGCCCTCATCTTGTATAACAATACAGATTTTGCTCAGGCAGCTGTAAGGGAGACCAAAGGCTGGAAGATTGGTGGCAATAAGATAAAG GTGGATTTTGCAAGTCAAGAGAGTCAGATTGCTTTCTACCGATCTATGCAGGCATCTGGACAAGACATTAGAGACTTGTATGAAATTCCCCCTGAGCGCCG GGAGGACCGCAGAGCTCCATACCATGAATTTACAGCAGAAAGGGCGTACTACGAGAATATGCGAACTGCTGGCCTCTATCCAGAGGATGCTCGAAGAGACTATGCTGCTCGCAACAGAGAACGCTTTCCTGAATTGGAACATTATCAGGGTGATCACTTTGATCCACGTTATCATGAAGATCCAAGAGACTACAGGGACTACAGAGATCCCTTTGAGCAAGACATTCgaaaatatacatacattcaAAGggagcgagaaagagagagagaacgattTGAGGCTGACCGCAGCAGGTGGAGTCCTTCCCATCCACGACGACCTATTACTCCTACAGTATCACCTTCATCATCTGAGCGTGCCCCTAGAGACTCAGAACGACGGGTGTATAGCCAGTCCTCTGAGCGAAGTGGTAGTGTGAGCTCAGTATCACCACCACACTTTGACAAATCGGAAAAGGCCCTGTTGGAGCATCCATCTAAGACtgagaaaagtgagaaaagcAGTCAGCCAGCAAGTGCGGAGAAAAACAAACGTGCAAAACGAAAAGAGAAAGGTGACAAGGCTGAGAAGATTAAATCAAGGAAAGCAAAGGGGCAATCCCCATCCAACACAATAACTGAAACAGAGCCTGAAACTGGTTTTGATGGAGGGTCTGGAAGAGTTCGGGGGTCAGACCAAGATGCTCATGAAAGGCAAAAATGTAAGGGGGATGGTGATGCTCTTACTGGAAATCAATTGTCAACTGGTCATCCTGACTCTGTGAAAACAGAGAGATCTGAAATAAGTAAAGGTGAAAATTCAGATATGGATGGGAAAAATCGActaaaaaaacatctcaaatcTGATACTGGAAATGATGGAAAAGATTTGTCAGTTGATTCAGATCGCCTTGCTGCACGAAAACGGCGCTTTGCTGATTCTGGTGGAAGGACTATTCGTCAAAAGAGAAGTAGGCATGAGGAAGAGGATGGTAATCTATCCTCTGACTTTGGTGCCAGTACCATGCATTTGAAGGAATCAGAtcctgacaaacacaaagacttACAGCGGAGAGATTCAAGACTCAAAACTGATAAAAGTGGCACCCATAAGGATGGTCAAGAGGACCTTAGAGCCCAAAGTGAGAAATCTGAGGGATCTTCAGACTCACTGGGGTCAAAGAGACATCCCGGGCACACTTCATCCAGAAGGTTTTCACATGAGGGGGGCACAGACCACAGCATAACAAGAGAACAGGAACATCATACTATTTCCAAATTTGGCAGTAATAATGCTGTCTGTGACAAAATTCCCAAGAATAAAGAAGACCATGTTGACATTGATCTCTCTCAGAGTTGCCGTAAGCAAATGGAGCAGAATAGACGTTTGCAGCAACAGCAGCGGGAGTTGGACAAAGCTGACAAACCAGGAAGTCCTCAAGTAAGTGAAACAGAGGACCTAGAACACCGCAGTCTTGTGCATGAAGTTGGTAAACCACCTGAGGATGTCACAGATAATTTCCCTTCttacaaactgaaaaaactagACCACTTTGACACTGACTCAGGGATTAAGAAAGAGCGTGTTTACAGGAGTTTTAGACAAAAAAGTGAAGATCCTGACTGGAACAATAGTTCATCTCCAGGACATCAGCCTTTCTCTCAGCATGCAGAAGACGATTTGCTGGATCCTTCTCAGAAAGAGTTCAGTAGAAATGATGAAAAGAGTCATTCAGATTTGGAGCTGTTAGTCAAAAGAACCCATAACTCACAAgtaaacaaaccaaacactCCTTTACTTAATGCAGaggaagagcaacaaaagaGCTGGGAGACCAGAGCCAAACAAGATTTGTTACCTGACCTCAACTTTTCTAGAAGTCTaagtaaaaacattcacaatcGCAAGCACTTAGAATATGGTATTTGGCATGACTTAGAGCCAGGGGAAGTGCGATCTGACTCGGAAGAGGACAGAGAGCCTAAACCCCACTCTCCAGTGCCATCAACATCGATGTCTTTTTCTGAGAGACCAAGGGTTGACAGGTTTTCAGACCCCAAACAAGCACATCTTGAGAGGAACAAATTTTACTCCTTTGCACTGGACCAGACCATCACACCTGATACAAAGGCTCTGCTTGAGCGTGCTAAATCACTCTCATCTTCCAGAGAAGATAACTGGTCATTTTTAGACTATGATTCTCACTTTGCAAGTTTCCGTAACAGAAAAGATACTGAGAAAGTAGAATCAACACCAAGACCTACCCCTTCCTGgtacatgaaaaagaaaaagattcgAAGTGGATCAGAAGATAAACTTGATGACAGAAAGGAGGAACCTAAACCAGAGGAACAGGAACGCAGGGAGCTCTTTGCCTCCCGCTTCCTTCACAGCCCCGTCTTTGAGCTGGACTCAAGACGACTTCAACACTTAGAACGCAAACATGAAGAACCTGAGCATACACAAAACCAACAATTTGGTCAGCAAGGGACACCAGATGGTGATCTTGACTCAGGACCAGTTGTTCTTTTTCATAATCGCTTTTTGGAACTCAAACGATTACAACAACAGAAAACTAAATCTCCACAGCTGCAAGATGGAAAAGGAGATACAATAttcacagatgaaaacaaagtaGAAAAAGCATCTGTTCAAGTGCCACCAGTTTTGCCATCAACTGAAACAACAGGACAAGTCATAGACCCAGAAATTAAACCTATCAGTCCCGCTGAAGAGTTTATTTCTGGACCCCGACTCACACTTGTTTCTGCAACCCAAGCTATTGTCAAGGACTCCCCTCTACCAGAAGAGAAATATGTTGAGTTAAATCCAGCTCCTGACCTCTGCTCTCTTATAACTTTCACAGAGTTGAAGGAAGAGGTAAAAGGTAATGGAGATGGTGTACCCTCACACAGCCTGCAAACAGAGATGCCTGATTCTGAACAAACACCTGCAACACCAACTGACCCAAGTAATTTGGTGGAAAGATCAGACGGGAAATTGGATATTGTTAGAGACGATATAAAGGTTATAAAACAGGCAAGCCACCACGATTCTCATGAATTTGTTAGCAGTTCAGAGCCAGAGCTTGAGGCGGAAACAACACAACCAGAAGTGCCTGAAACCACTAGTTTTATACCACCTAGTGTTGTAGAAGAGGTGGATTTAATCAAGAAAGAAGCCACTTGTAAAACACTAGCAGAAtctgagggagagaaaaaacttCAAGGTAATAAAGTGCACATGTCTCTTGATAATGACATAAATGATGAGGCAGCCACACACCAGAAAGagcataaaacaaaagaaattaaaaataagaagtGTAGACAATCCCCTGCTGAACTTGCTCCTGTTCCTGTTGTGTCTGCCTCCAGCTCTGAGAAACAAGCAACACGCAAAAGTGAGCGAATTGACAGAGAGAAGCTGAAACGTGGATCATCCCCAAGAGCGGAATCAGGCAAACCAACAGGCAAATCTCCTATTCATGGATCAGATCCCGATATGTTAGAGCAAAGCATACCAATAGGCAGAGCTAGACGAAGAAATGTTAAATCTGTGTATGCCACCCCTGTTGAAGATGATACACCAGTTCGTTCTTGTAAAGAAATTGCAGAGTCACCACGCTCTGGTCGAAAACGGGGTACAGACAAAGATGCAGTGCAACAACATAATGTAGAACAGGATTTACCTGCTCCAGTCCCCGTAACTAAACGGGGGCGTCCTCCCAAGAATCGCAGACAAGGTGACGATAGTTCGACTATTAAAGtggaaaaatctaaaatagacACTGATTCAAATGAGTCAGAAAGCGGTGAACGATTTCCCAGACCGTATAAAGGCAAACCATCCTCTAATGCTACAAAGAGTTCATTAAATCAGATGTCCACATCCCTAGGATCTGGATCAACAAAAAAGGGGGACAGAACTGAGATAAGTGAGGATGATGATCAGCAAATGGATTTCACTGATGAAGATAACCTGGCTTCACAAGAGTCATCAGGATTATGTATAGAAGACTTAACAAAAGTTGACCataaaaaagaggagaaagaagtaCAAAGCAGAGAACTATGCAAAGATAAAGATGTTATTGATGAAAAGGTGTGTGAAGGTAAATCAAATGGGAAAGATACAGATTCTACAGTTTTAGAAGAGAAACCCAtttcagacaaagacagaattgTTAGGGGGAAAGCCAAGCTGATAAGAACTCCAAAGTCTCCTGTCCTTAAAAACCTCAAAATACGACTAAATGTAACAGAGGTCAAAGATCTTCTTCAGTTAGGGGAGGATGAGCTTGGGAGTCAAGAAGATTCTTCCAAAAAGTTTAGACCTGCTGAACACTGTGGCCATGTTTTAAAGTGTACAAATGCTAACAAAGGAGATTCTAACagtgaagaaacagaaaatgctgctttggaaaaaaaggATCACATGGAAACATCAAAAAGTCTTATTTTGCAGGAACGGGAATTGGAGCAGGCTGTGGAGAACATTGCCAAGTTTACAGATCCAGCTTTTCCAACAGAATCACCAACACCACCTGTCCCCCATACAGAAGTAAAAAGTGACCTAGAGGAAGAAAAACCTTCTAATCCTGCTAGTGAGACAGAGCTCATGGCTGCTATTGACTCAATAACTGCTATAGATGTAACTGTACCTTTAACCCAAGCACCTTCACTAAGTGCAGATCTAGGTTCAGGATCTGACACGCAAGATGTGATTCAACCTTCCAAGGAagatgaaatagaaaaaaatacatcacCTCTACAGGAGGTACCTGTCTTTCCAACTACACCCAAAAAGGGCACCAAAGGAAGACCTAAAACTCCTAAACGTTCTAAAGGCCAAAAGCTTGTAAGAAAGGATTTAAAGGAAGAACATTTGAGAAATGAGGAATTGACAACTCCTTTAGGAGAAAGCACAGTGTCTGGTTTAAAGGTTGTTTCTGAGACTCCATCTGCAGCAACTACAGCTGTTATTACCCCTACTACTTGGAAGACAGAACCTGAGCCTTTACTTGTCAAGGCTGCTGATATAAATCCAGCGGAGTCTTCTGAACAGATTCAAACTCTTAAATCTGTTTACCCGCAGTCAAAGAGTCCAATATGCCCAAAGCCACAACAGCTGTCATCTGAGTGCATCTCTCCTTCCCCATCTCCACTAGCCAATAGGCCAAATATCAGACCCATTCAAACAAGCAGAGTTCCTGTTTCTCCACCAGATTGGCACCACCAGTCCAAAGATACAAGTGTCTCTTCTTCACCTGCTATGCTTTTAGCTTCTAAGGAAAACCAACAGTTGCCCTCAGACTCTGAAAATGTGGAAAGTGATCATGGCACAAGTGACTTGAGACAGATTcttatgaaacacaaaaatctttTAGTGCCATGCAGTAGCTCCAATCCTAGTAATCTATCCACCCTCCGAGATCAGAATCCATCAGAAAGTAATATTTCATCAGctgttttgtcaaataaatctGCACTAACTGATAGAGTGAGTGCTCCTTCTGCCCTACCTATTGTTCGACCCCCAGTCTCACTAGCATCTCCTGAGACAAAGTCTGTGATCTCTGTTATTGCATCCACTGCAACCTCTGTTATCAGTCGTGTTTGCAACCCTCCTGAGCCTGAGAACAAAGTCAGCATGAATATAGGGAATCCTGGTGGGGACATGGCTCTAACCAAACAGACCTATAGGCCCAGCAAAGACGATACTGGATCATATCATGGATCATCTGTTGATGAGGGAGGCAGTGCTGCACGTTTTATTGTTGAGAGCCCCAGTCTTGGTATGGGACCTTGTCCAGGTCTGAGGGTAAATACATCTGAAGGAGTAGTAGTATTGAGCCATTCAGGCCAGAAGACAGAGGGTCCTCTCCGGATTAGTGCAAAAATTAGTCAGATCCCACAAGCAACAGTAGGTGACATGGAATCTCAGCAGTTGGTATCCATGCCCTCAATAAAACAGGATATGTATGGTCATTCTCAGTCAGGACCACAAAAAGGGCCTTCATCGCAGACTGATCATGGCCATCCTGGAAAGACACAGTCTACATCATCTTCTATTAAGCAAGAAAGCTCTGTGGTGGAAAAGATGGAATCTGCTTACCAGTCTGGACCTCAAGGTGTAGTAAAGCGTCTCACATCAGGTAACCAGCAAGTAATAGGTTACCCTCAAGACTACATGtcattaaaacatcaaaagaaaatggataGTGCTGACACTCATAATACAGATGGAGGTAAACCACCTTGGACCTCTGCTATAAGTCCTGCAATAAGCCCTCATTTGCCTTCTCCACCAGGTTTTGTTACAGCAGCTAGTGAAAGAGCTACTTCACATCTCAGTGGGGTCAAACAGGAACCACGGTCCCCACGCAAGCCAGGTCATCCACACACTCCGTTTACTAAAGTGTCCTCACCAATAGGCTCTTCATCACCGAAGGGCATTCCAGTAATGTTATCCACTGGCCTTCCTGCCATGCCACAGTTTATTGCTAGTGTACATCACCCTGAGCAGTCTGTTATCATGCCACCTCACAGTGTTCCTGGAGGTTTGGGACAGATGTCTCCTCATTGTGTAACCCAGTCAATTCCAGTAGGACATCTTGTTCAAGGAGATGTTCGGGTAAATACTCCACCTCTGTCTGTGATGAGCTATGGAATGCATAGTGACCCGCTTCCCTCTCCCTGGTCTGGCCCCATGCAGCCTAGGCCAACCTCACCGCAGGCTGTTGGCAGAGACAAGGTTCTCAAGGTAAATCCTGGCTCTTTGAGAAGTCATGAGGGAGAACAGGAAGAGACTAGACACTTCCACATGGCAGGAAGACCATCAGCTACACAGCTAAAGCCAGAGACTTTGCAGTCAGATCCTCGTGGGACTTTGCGTAGTAATGTGCAGTTGGAAACGTATATGACTCAGAGAGATATGCGTGTGCTCATGCACCAACAAGGTTCAACCACAGACCCTTATTCAGGACATGCTCAAGAGACTCTTCCCCCCTCTTCAACGTCTTCAAGTATACCTTTATCCTCATCTCCAAGAGCACATGTTTTGTCTAAAAGTGTATCTGAGAAGGATATAACAAAGCAATTGGAGGCGAAGCGGTCCCACTCCCCGCTTCCTAAAGATGGAATGATGGGCATTCGACAGTCTGGGCCAGCAATGTCATCTCCCCAGAGAGTTCAACTAATGCCACCAGGACCTAGTGGCTCATTTCCAGAGTACTCAGGGGTGTACTCAAATCCAAGAGGCATCCATTCTCAAATACCAGAGACATCTCCTGTTGGACTTAGCCAGCCACCACTGAACATCACACAGACTGTG GGTACAGACCATCAACCAAAACCAGATGGCAAGATAACACAGACTGTTAATATGATGCAGTTGCTCACA aaatacCCTATTGTGTGGCAAGGTCTGCTTGCACTAAAGAATGACACAGCTGCAGTGCAGTTGCATTTTGTCTGTGGCAACAAAGCGTTGGCTCATCGATCACTGCCCCTACAAGAAGGAGGTGCATTGCTCAGGATTGTCCAGAGAATGAGACTAGAAGCTTCCCAACTGGAGAGTGTTGCCAGAAGAATGACG GGGGACAGTGACTACTGTCTTCTCCTTGCTCTGCCATGTGGACGCGATCAAGACGATGTCCTAAACCAGACTCAAGCTCTAAAGGCCGCTTTCATCAACTACTTGCAGACAAAGCTGGCTGCTGGTATCATCAATATTCCAAACCCAGGTTCTAATCAG cctgcctATGTGCTGCAGATTTTTCCACCATGTGAATTTTCAGAGAGCCACTTATCTCAGCTCGCTCCCGACCTTCTCAACAGGATCTCCAGCATATCACCACACCTTATGATTGTTATCACCTCTGTGTAA